In Xanthomonas theicola, a single genomic region encodes these proteins:
- the ccmB gene encoding heme exporter protein CcmB, with translation MSPAAPVPSLWQATGALLLRDLRLLWRRRGDALQPALFALLIVALFALAMGNQPRLLGEVAGAALWLAALLAGLLALDSLFRGDAEDGSLEQWLLAPVPLAWLVLVRVLLHWLTTALPLILATPLLGELLHLPHDRMPVLLASLALGTPLLSLIGAVVAALTVSMKRAGILVALLALPLYVPVLVFGAGSVAAAAQGLDPGGGLLLLAAGLVLGLVLAPLAAAAAIRIALS, from the coding sequence ATGAGCCCGGCCGCGCCGGTGCCCTCGTTGTGGCAGGCCACCGGCGCGCTGCTGCTGCGCGATCTGCGGCTGCTGTGGCGGCGCCGCGGCGATGCGCTGCAGCCGGCGCTGTTCGCGCTGCTGATCGTGGCGCTGTTCGCGCTGGCGATGGGCAACCAGCCGCGCCTGCTCGGCGAGGTCGCCGGCGCCGCGCTGTGGCTGGCGGCGCTGCTGGCCGGGCTGCTGGCGCTGGACAGCCTGTTCCGCGGCGACGCCGAGGACGGCTCACTGGAACAGTGGCTGCTGGCGCCGGTGCCGCTGGCCTGGCTGGTGCTGGTGCGGGTGCTGCTGCACTGGCTGACCACCGCGCTGCCGCTGATCCTGGCCACGCCGTTGCTGGGCGAATTGCTGCACCTGCCGCATGACCGCATGCCGGTGCTGCTGGCATCGTTGGCGCTGGGTACGCCGCTGCTGAGCCTGATCGGTGCGGTGGTGGCGGCGCTGACGGTGAGCATGAAGCGCGCCGGGATCCTGGTCGCGCTGCTGGCGCTGCCGCTGTACGTGCCGGTGCTGGTGTTCGGCGCCGGCAGCGTGGCCGCCGCGGCGCAGGGCCTGGACCCCGGCGGCGGCCTGCTGCTGCTGGCGGCCGGGCTGGTGCTGGGCCTGGTGCTGGCGCCGCTGGCGGCGGCGGCGGCGATCCGGATCGCGTTGAGCTGA
- the ccmD gene encoding heme exporter protein CcmD, protein MNYLPYVVGAYAVFVGVLLADFVLARLQLRGALRAARRRAQRKQRPKADPAALDLSR, encoded by the coding sequence ATGAACTACCTGCCCTATGTAGTCGGTGCCTATGCGGTGTTCGTCGGCGTGCTGCTGGCCGACTTCGTGCTGGCGCGGCTGCAGCTGCGCGGCGCATTGCGCGCGGCGCGGCGGCGCGCGCAGCGAAAACAGCGGCCCAAGGCCGATCCGGCCGCGCTGGACCTGAGCCGATGA
- a CDS encoding pyridoxal phosphate-dependent aminotransferase, producing MLPQTKLPKVGTTIFTVMSQLAAEHGAVNLGQGFPDFAAPARLIDVLAQAMRQGHNQYPPMTGVPALRQAIAGKALRCYGAQVDPDTEVTVTSGATEALFNAIQAVVRPGEEVIVLDPAYDSYEPAIDLAGARAVHVPLDPQTFAVDWERVRAAITPRTRLLMLNSPHNPSGAMLGGDDLQAIADLLRGSDIFLVSDEVYEHIVFDGRRHESVLRWPELRERAFVVSSFGKTYHCTGWKIGYTIAPPALSAEFRKVHQYNTFTSFGPAQYAFAAMIRDEPEHDERLGAFYQAKRDRFREQLLGTRLAPLPVPGGYFQLVDYSAVSDLPDTEFVKRLTIEKGVAAIPLSPFYQTPPTGQRLARLCFAKNEATLDAAIERLQRL from the coding sequence ATGCTCCCGCAGACCAAGCTGCCCAAGGTGGGCACCACCATCTTCACGGTGATGTCGCAACTGGCCGCCGAGCACGGCGCGGTCAACCTGGGCCAGGGCTTCCCCGACTTCGCCGCGCCGGCGCGGCTGATCGACGTGCTCGCGCAGGCCATGCGCCAGGGCCACAACCAGTACCCGCCGATGACCGGGGTGCCGGCGCTGCGCCAGGCGATCGCCGGCAAGGCGCTGCGCTGCTACGGCGCGCAGGTCGACCCCGACACCGAGGTCACCGTCACCAGCGGCGCCACCGAGGCGCTGTTCAACGCCATCCAGGCGGTGGTGCGGCCCGGCGAGGAGGTGATCGTGCTGGATCCGGCCTACGACAGCTACGAACCGGCGATCGACCTGGCCGGCGCGCGCGCGGTGCACGTGCCGCTGGACCCGCAGACCTTCGCGGTGGACTGGGAACGGGTGCGCGCGGCGATCACCCCGCGCACCCGCCTGCTGATGCTCAACAGCCCGCACAACCCGTCCGGGGCGATGCTCGGCGGCGACGACCTGCAGGCCATCGCCGACCTGCTGCGCGGCAGCGACATCTTCCTGGTCTCCGACGAGGTCTATGAGCACATCGTGTTCGACGGCCGCCGCCACGAATCGGTGCTGCGCTGGCCGGAGCTGCGCGAACGCGCCTTCGTCGTTTCCAGCTTCGGCAAGACCTACCACTGCACCGGCTGGAAGATCGGCTACACGATCGCGCCGCCGGCGCTCAGCGCCGAGTTCCGCAAGGTGCACCAGTACAACACCTTCACCAGCTTCGGCCCGGCCCAGTACGCCTTCGCCGCGATGATCCGCGACGAACCCGAGCACGACGAGCGGCTCGGCGCCTTCTACCAGGCCAAGCGCGACCGCTTCCGCGAACAGTTGCTGGGCACCCGGCTCGCACCGCTGCCGGTACCCGGCGGCTACTTCCAACTGGTCGACTACTCGGCGGTCAGCGACCTGCCCGACACCGAATTCGTGAAGCGGCTGACCATCGAGAAGGGCGTGGCCGCGATCCCGCTGTCGCCGTTCTACCAGACCCCGCCGACCGGCCAGCGCCTGGCGCGGCTGTGCTTCGCCAAGAACGAGGCGACGCTGGATGCGGCGATCGAGCGGCTGCAGCGGCTCTGA
- a CDS encoding amidohydrolase — protein sequence MPPTPDLRISLIQGDTRWHDPAGNRAHYAALLAPLAGATDLVILPETFTSGFSNEALDQAEGMDGPSVAWMRAQAARLGAAMTGSAQLRAIGEDGTAKVFNRLLWATPDGELQHYDKRHLFRYANEHQRYAAGRERLCVEWKGWRINPQVCYDLRFPVFCRNRYDVERPGQLDFDLQLFVANWPSARAYPWRTLLRARAIENLCFVAAVNRVGVDGNGLHYAGHSAVIDFLGQPQVEIREREQVVTTTISAAALAAHRARFPAMLDADAFTLGVPNADR from the coding sequence ATGCCCCCCACCCCCGACCTCCGCATCTCCCTGATCCAAGGCGACACCCGCTGGCACGATCCGGCCGGCAACCGCGCGCATTACGCCGCGCTGCTGGCGCCGCTGGCCGGCGCCACCGACCTGGTGATCCTGCCGGAGACCTTCACCAGCGGCTTCTCCAACGAGGCGCTGGACCAGGCCGAGGGCATGGACGGGCCGAGCGTGGCCTGGATGCGCGCGCAGGCGGCGCGGCTGGGCGCGGCGATGACCGGCAGCGCGCAGTTGCGGGCGATCGGCGAGGACGGGACGGCGAAGGTCTTCAATCGCCTGCTGTGGGCCACGCCCGACGGCGAACTGCAGCACTACGACAAGCGCCACCTGTTCCGCTACGCCAACGAGCACCAGCGCTACGCCGCCGGACGCGAGCGGCTGTGCGTGGAGTGGAAGGGCTGGCGGATCAATCCGCAGGTCTGCTACGACCTGCGCTTCCCGGTGTTCTGCCGCAACCGCTACGACGTCGAGCGTCCCGGTCAGTTGGATTTCGACTTGCAACTGTTCGTCGCCAACTGGCCCTCGGCGCGCGCCTACCCGTGGCGCACCCTGCTGCGCGCGCGCGCGATCGAGAACCTGTGCTTCGTGGCCGCGGTCAACCGCGTGGGCGTGGACGGCAACGGCCTGCACTATGCCGGCCACAGCGCGGTGATCGACTTCCTGGGCCAGCCGCAAGTGGAGATCCGGGAACGCGAGCAAGTGGTCACCACCACGATCTCGGCGGCGGCGCTGGCCGCACACCGCGCGCGCTTCCCGGCCATGCTCGACGCCGATGCCTTCACCCTGGGCGTGCCCAACGCCGATCGCTGA
- a CDS encoding pseudouridine synthase, translating to MSDTSRKLSLNKLSLKRDAAGEQPKLEERLHKVLAQAGLGSRRALEQRIADGLVKVNGEVAQTGMSVKSGDRIELDGRSFVASALTEPSRVLVYNKPEGEVTTREDPEGRPTIFEALPSLKGARWIAIGRLDINTTGLLLLTTDGELANAMMHPSYEIEREYVVRVRAPEGEEKVPDSMVERLSRGVLLEDGGAKFDEIERIGGTDSHDWFRVVVKEGRNREVRRLWESQGCQVSRLKRTRYGKVALPRELLRGQSLELAQDKVEALRAELKLEEGTPSALTLQPVIGQRKAAKATVQVGRGGNAYVNGHNVADEGRELRRFDTFREDRGRGGKKPYGGLTVSGEMAAKQAQKPFKQRNPKGPKPLPDGNPAAFRTWYVPEGVSTGPTGHRNAGPDGRGGQGQGRPYGKPRPAGAGAGQGATQGRGQEQGQRKAHPYGHPGNAPSFPSDHANPGFNPYGAAPRAARPAGPRGDGQKRGPGPSGRPAGNRPGGGRPGGGNRGPRGG from the coding sequence ATGAGTGACACCTCCCGCAAGCTGTCGTTGAACAAGCTCTCGCTCAAGCGCGATGCCGCCGGCGAGCAGCCGAAACTGGAAGAACGCCTGCACAAGGTCCTGGCCCAGGCCGGCCTGGGCTCGCGCCGCGCGCTGGAGCAGCGCATCGCCGACGGCCTGGTCAAGGTCAACGGCGAGGTCGCGCAGACCGGCATGTCGGTCAAGAGTGGCGACAGGATCGAGCTGGACGGTCGCAGCTTCGTCGCCAGCGCGCTGACCGAGCCGTCGCGCGTGCTGGTCTACAACAAGCCCGAAGGCGAAGTGACCACCCGCGAGGATCCCGAGGGCCGCCCGACCATCTTCGAGGCGCTGCCGTCGCTGAAGGGCGCGCGCTGGATCGCGATCGGCCGCCTGGACATCAACACCACCGGCCTGCTGCTGCTGACCACCGACGGCGAGCTGGCCAACGCGATGATGCACCCGTCCTACGAGATCGAACGCGAGTACGTGGTGCGCGTGCGCGCCCCGGAAGGCGAGGAGAAGGTGCCCGACAGCATGGTCGAGCGCCTGTCACGCGGCGTGCTGCTGGAAGACGGCGGCGCCAAGTTCGACGAGATCGAGCGCATCGGCGGCACCGACTCGCACGACTGGTTCCGCGTGGTGGTCAAGGAAGGCCGCAACCGCGAAGTGCGCCGGCTGTGGGAATCGCAGGGCTGCCAGGTCAGCCGCCTCAAGCGCACCCGCTACGGCAAGGTGGCGCTGCCGCGCGAGCTGTTGCGCGGGCAGTCGCTGGAACTGGCGCAGGACAAGGTCGAGGCGCTGCGCGCCGAGCTGAAGCTGGAAGAAGGCACGCCGTCGGCGCTGACCCTGCAGCCGGTGATCGGCCAGCGCAAGGCGGCCAAGGCCACCGTGCAGGTCGGCCGCGGCGGCAATGCCTACGTCAACGGCCACAACGTCGCCGACGAAGGCCGCGAGCTGCGCCGCTTCGATACCTTCCGCGAGGACCGCGGCCGCGGCGGCAAGAAGCCGTACGGCGGGCTGACCGTCAGCGGCGAGATGGCCGCCAAGCAGGCGCAGAAGCCGTTCAAGCAGCGCAACCCGAAGGGGCCCAAACCGCTGCCGGACGGCAACCCCGCCGCGTTCCGCACCTGGTACGTGCCCGAGGGTGTCAGCACCGGTCCGACCGGCCACCGCAACGCCGGTCCGGACGGGCGTGGCGGCCAGGGGCAAGGGCGTCCCTATGGCAAGCCGCGCCCGGCCGGCGCCGGTGCCGGCCAGGGCGCGACCCAGGGCCGCGGCCAGGAGCAAGGCCAGCGCAAGGCGCATCCGTACGGGCATCCGGGCAATGCGCCGAGCTTCCCGTCCGACCACGCCAACCCCGGTTTCAACCCCTACGGCGCCGCGCCGCGCGCGGCGCGCCCGGCCGGCCCGCGCGGCGACGGGCAGAAGCGCGGGCCGGGTCCGAGCGGCCGCCCGGCCGGCAACCGGCCCGGCGGCGGCCGGCCCGGCGGCGGCAATCGCGGCCCGCGCGGCGGCTGA
- the ccmC gene encoding heme ABC transporter permease CcmC: MSSVVRWFHQLGSPPAFDRFAARWTPWCYLAALLLAAPGTWQALFVVPADRLQSDAFRILYIHVPSAWMSLFVFGLMALYAAIAQVWRIKLCEVLAMACAPIGAAFTVITLLTGSIWGKPMWGAWWDWDPRLTTELILLFLYIGVMGLYLAIEERRNAARAAGLLAIVGVALLPVIRYSVVWWNSLHQGQTIRLFGQSSMDPSMLPPLWLMLAATKFWFAGSLLARARADNLRREAGKDWVAKLAETRA, translated from the coding sequence ATGTCCTCCGTCGTCCGCTGGTTCCACCAACTCGGCTCGCCCCCCGCCTTCGACCGCTTCGCCGCGCGCTGGACGCCGTGGTGCTACCTGGCCGCGCTGCTGCTGGCCGCGCCGGGGACCTGGCAGGCGCTGTTCGTGGTGCCGGCCGACCGCCTGCAGAGCGACGCCTTCCGCATCCTCTACATTCACGTGCCCAGCGCGTGGATGAGCCTGTTCGTGTTCGGGCTGATGGCGCTGTACGCGGCGATCGCGCAGGTGTGGCGGATCAAGCTGTGCGAGGTGCTGGCGATGGCCTGCGCGCCGATCGGCGCCGCCTTCACCGTGATCACCCTGCTGACCGGCAGCATCTGGGGCAAGCCGATGTGGGGCGCGTGGTGGGACTGGGACCCGCGCCTGACCACCGAACTGATCCTGCTGTTCCTGTACATCGGGGTGATGGGCCTGTACCTGGCGATCGAGGAGCGCCGCAACGCCGCGCGCGCGGCCGGGCTGCTGGCCATCGTCGGCGTGGCGCTGCTGCCGGTGATCCGCTATTCGGTGGTGTGGTGGAACTCGCTGCACCAGGGCCAGACCATTCGCCTGTTCGGCCAGTCGAGCATGGACCCGAGCATGCTGCCGCCGCTGTGGCTGATGCTGGCGGCGACCAAGTTCTGGTTCGCCGGCTCGCTGCTGGCGCGTGCGCGCGCCGACAACCTGCGCCGCGAGGCCGGCAAGGACTGGGTGGCGAAACTGGCGGAGACGCGCGCATGA
- a CDS encoding LacI family DNA-binding transcriptional regulator, whose amino-acid sequence MAKSAITIKDVAREARVSVATVSRALNGHENVAEPVRKLVLEVAERLRYSPHAAARSLSSRRTQTVGVVLPDLYGEFFSELIRGIDGAARARRQHLLVSSYHGDPEEQGRALRAMRGRVDGLLVLSPYAERPGFLTDNLPQALPTVLINTHLPGAEYPVLSIDDHAGAVAMTEHLLAMGHRRIAFVGGPELNFDARERLRGFRDAIARHPGAAEGREFPGQFDEASGHRAGQAMLRAGTLPDAVFAANDMTALGCLYAFAQAGVRVPGDVALAGFDDIPLARFVHPSLTTMRVSIAGLGEQAMNRLLQSVDRPGADSLQRQTLIPELVVRDSSMPGS is encoded by the coding sequence ATGGCCAAGAGCGCGATCACCATCAAAGATGTCGCACGCGAGGCCCGGGTGTCCGTGGCCACGGTGTCGCGTGCGCTCAATGGGCACGAGAACGTCGCCGAGCCGGTGCGCAAACTGGTGCTCGAGGTGGCCGAGCGTCTGCGCTACAGCCCGCACGCGGCCGCGCGCAGCCTCAGCAGCCGCCGCACCCAGACCGTGGGCGTGGTGCTGCCGGACCTGTACGGCGAGTTCTTCTCCGAGCTGATCCGCGGCATCGACGGCGCCGCGCGCGCGCGCCGCCAGCACCTGCTGGTATCCAGCTACCACGGCGATCCGGAAGAGCAGGGCCGCGCGCTGCGCGCGATGCGCGGGCGCGTGGATGGCCTGCTGGTGCTGTCGCCGTATGCCGAGCGTCCCGGTTTCCTCACCGACAACCTGCCGCAGGCGCTGCCGACGGTGCTGATCAATACCCATCTGCCCGGCGCCGAGTATCCGGTGCTGAGCATCGACGACCATGCCGGCGCGGTGGCGATGACCGAGCATCTGCTGGCGATGGGCCATCGCCGCATCGCCTTTGTCGGCGGTCCGGAACTGAACTTCGATGCGCGCGAACGCCTGCGCGGGTTCCGCGACGCCATCGCCCGCCATCCCGGCGCGGCCGAGGGCCGGGAGTTCCCGGGCCAGTTCGACGAAGCCTCGGGCCACCGTGCGGGGCAGGCGATGCTGCGGGCCGGCACGCTGCCGGACGCGGTGTTCGCCGCCAACGACATGACCGCGCTCGGCTGCCTGTACGCCTTCGCCCAGGCCGGCGTGCGCGTGCCCGGCGACGTCGCCCTCGCCGGTTTCGACGACATCCCGCTGGCGCGTTTCGTTCACCCATCCCTCACCACGATGCGGGTCAGCATCGCCGGGCTCGGTGAGCAGGCGATGAACCGCCTGCTGCAGTCGGTCGACCGCCCTGGCGCCGACAGCCTGCAGCGGCAGACCCTGATTCCGGAGCTGGTCGTGCGCGATTCCAGCATGCCCGGTTCCTAG
- the scpB gene encoding SMC-Scp complex subunit ScpB, with product MDQALINRIVEAALLAANQPLPLAQLHGLFPEDAPAPPGSIERALEQLRAACAGRGVELAEVASGFRYQVSGEVHPWVARLWTERKTRYTRATLETLALIAYRQPITRGEIEQVRGVAVSSNIIQALEEREWIRVVGHRDVPGKPALFGTTKGFLDYFGLKRLDELPPLSELRDIGELEPQLPLDRDALPVGDMAQPGADAADAAAGADEATPAEASNAAVDLDEAQADTATDPAAADATATADSDTDTDTDTDTGTETETDADAAAADASPSDTAPTGEPEAAPDERAADANEAEDNAVATTTVAVDDADSEPQADAPRAGRSQVNE from the coding sequence ATGGATCAAGCGCTGATCAACCGCATCGTCGAAGCCGCCCTGCTCGCCGCCAACCAACCGCTGCCGCTGGCCCAACTGCACGGCCTGTTCCCCGAGGACGCGCCGGCGCCGCCGGGCAGCATCGAGCGCGCACTGGAACAGCTGCGCGCGGCCTGCGCCGGGCGCGGCGTGGAACTGGCGGAAGTGGCGTCGGGCTTCCGCTACCAGGTCAGCGGCGAGGTGCACCCGTGGGTGGCGCGGCTGTGGACCGAACGCAAGACCCGCTACACCCGCGCCACGCTGGAGACCCTGGCCCTGATCGCCTACCGCCAGCCGATCACCCGTGGCGAGATCGAGCAGGTGCGCGGCGTTGCGGTCAGCAGCAACATCATCCAGGCACTGGAAGAGCGCGAGTGGATCCGCGTGGTCGGCCACCGCGACGTGCCCGGCAAGCCGGCGCTGTTCGGCACCACCAAGGGCTTCCTGGACTACTTCGGGCTCAAGCGCCTGGACGAACTGCCGCCCTTGTCGGAACTGCGGGACATCGGCGAGCTGGAACCGCAGCTGCCGCTGGACCGCGACGCGCTGCCGGTCGGCGACATGGCCCAGCCCGGCGCGGACGCGGCGGACGCGGCCGCTGGCGCGGACGAAGCGACGCCCGCCGAGGCGAGCAACGCCGCAGTCGACCTGGATGAAGCACAGGCCGATACCGCGACCGACCCCGCCGCTGCGGACGCCACGGCCACCGCGGACAGCGATACCGATACCGATACCGATACCGATACCGGCACTGAAACCGAAACCGATGCAGACGCCGCCGCAGCGGATGCCTCACCCAGCGATACCGCCCCGACGGGCGAACCCGAAGCCGCGCCGGACGAGCGCGCGGCGGATGCGAACGAAGCCGAAGACAACGCCGTCGCGACGACGACCGTGGCTGTTGACGATGCCGATTCCGAACCACAGGCCGACGCACCCCGCGCCGGCCGGAGCCAAGTGAATGAGTGA
- a CDS encoding BolA family protein — MNRVAANRVERIRAVLQTAFAPQALEVEDDSHRHAGHAGARDGRGHFNVRIVSAAFASLAPLARHRAVYAALGAMMQTDIHALSIHAQAPRDGG, encoded by the coding sequence ATGAACCGGGTCGCGGCGAACCGGGTGGAGCGGATCCGCGCCGTGCTGCAGACCGCGTTCGCCCCGCAGGCGCTGGAGGTCGAGGACGACAGCCACCGCCATGCCGGGCACGCCGGCGCCCGCGACGGCCGCGGCCACTTCAATGTGCGCATCGTCAGCGCTGCCTTCGCCAGCCTGGCGCCGCTGGCCCGGCACCGCGCGGTGTACGCGGCGCTGGGCGCGATGATGCAGACCGACATCCATGCGCTGTCGATCCACGCCCAAGCGCCGCGCGACGGCGGCTGA
- the ccmA gene encoding heme ABC exporter ATP-binding protein CcmA translates to MTDPLHSPPPLLAAHGLTFARDDDAVFGPLDFHLDAGEALLVQGDNGAGKTTLLRVLVGLLRAEAGRIEIDGRPVRRGDRARYMAYLGHLGALKADLSTLENLHYLCGLQGRRAKQMPGSALAIVGLAGYADTLVRQLSAGQKKRLALARVWLSPAPLWLLDEPYANLDLDGITLVNRMIAAHLRSGGAALVTTHGAYAAPPVRTRMLRLSGVAA, encoded by the coding sequence ATGACCGATCCGCTGCATTCCCCGCCGCCGCTGCTGGCCGCGCATGGGCTCACTTTCGCTCGCGACGACGACGCCGTGTTCGGTCCGCTGGATTTCCACCTGGACGCGGGCGAGGCGCTGCTGGTGCAAGGCGACAATGGCGCCGGCAAGACCACTCTGCTGCGGGTGCTGGTCGGGCTGCTGCGCGCCGAGGCCGGGCGCATCGAGATCGACGGCCGCCCGGTGCGCCGCGGCGACCGCGCGCGCTACATGGCCTACCTGGGCCATCTCGGCGCACTGAAGGCGGACCTGAGCACGCTGGAGAACCTGCACTACCTGTGCGGCCTGCAGGGCCGCCGCGCCAAGCAGATGCCGGGCAGCGCGCTGGCCATCGTCGGCCTGGCCGGCTACGCGGACACGCTGGTGCGGCAGCTGTCGGCCGGGCAGAAAAAGCGCCTGGCGCTGGCCCGGGTGTGGCTGTCGCCGGCGCCGCTGTGGCTGCTCGACGAGCCCTACGCCAACCTCGACCTGGACGGCATCACCCTGGTCAACCGGATGATCGCCGCGCACCTGCGCAGCGGCGGTGCGGCGCTGGTCACCACCCATGGCGCCTACGCCGCGCCGCCGGTGCGCACGCGCATGCTGCGCCTGAGCGGGGTGGCCGCATGA
- a CDS encoding YciI family protein, which yields MWYVIEGYDGADALPRRLAARPPHLARLVALQEAGRLLLAGPCPAIDAEDPGPAGFSGSLVVAEFDSLAQARAWAEADPYVAAGVYARVEVRPFRKTLP from the coding sequence ATGTGGTACGTGATCGAGGGATACGACGGCGCCGATGCGCTGCCGCGGCGACTGGCGGCGCGGCCGCCGCACCTGGCGCGGCTGGTGGCGCTGCAGGAAGCCGGACGCCTGCTGCTGGCCGGTCCGTGCCCGGCGATCGACGCCGAGGATCCGGGTCCTGCGGGCTTCAGCGGCAGCCTGGTGGTCGCCGAGTTCGACTCGCTGGCGCAGGCCCGGGCCTGGGCCGAGGCCGATCCATACGTGGCCGCCGGGGTCTATGCGCGGGTCGAGGTGCGGCCGTTCCGGAAGACCTTGCCATGA
- the ccmE gene encoding cytochrome c maturation protein CcmE encodes MTPQRKRRLLLLMVLVLAAGLTTALVAMALQRNTAYLYTPAEVLAGKTGEHARFRLGGMVEKGSFQRPPGSLLARFRVTDGDAQLTVSYDRILPDLFREGQAVVATGRIRDGVFVAEDVLAKHDETYMPKELEDKMGNAHRKHDVAEAVQ; translated from the coding sequence ATGACCCCGCAGCGCAAGCGCCGCCTGCTGCTGTTGATGGTGCTGGTGCTGGCCGCGGGGCTGACCACCGCGCTGGTGGCGATGGCGCTGCAGCGCAACACCGCCTACCTGTACACCCCGGCCGAAGTGCTGGCCGGCAAGACCGGCGAACACGCCCGCTTCCGCCTCGGCGGCATGGTCGAGAAAGGCTCGTTCCAGCGCCCGCCCGGTTCGCTGCTGGCACGGTTCCGGGTCACCGACGGCGATGCGCAGCTGACCGTCAGCTACGATCGGATCCTGCCCGACCTGTTCCGCGAGGGCCAGGCGGTGGTGGCCACCGGCCGCATCCGCGATGGCGTGTTCGTGGCCGAGGACGTGCTGGCCAAGCACGACGAGACCTACATGCCCAAGGAACTGGAAGACAAGATGGGCAACGCGCATCGCAAGCACGATGTGGCGGAGGCGGTGCAGTGA
- a CDS encoding segregation and condensation protein A, whose product MTSELALDANPPIQPTAPQQQEMPLAVVHGQPVLQIPQDLYIPPDALEVILDAFEGPLDLLLYLIRRQNLDILDIPVAEITRQYVDYINVMQELRFELAAEYLVMAAILAEIKSRMLLPRPPAQEGEEADPRAELVRRLQEYERFKQAAEDIDALPRQDRDTTPVQAHVPDRAAVKLPPPVELKEMLLALYDVLKRAELFSGHAIKREALSVRQRMGEVLSRLDDGRFYRFESLFRAEEGKLGVLVTFLALLELAKEQLLDIVQEPMQPAAAGERRAMAPIYVKSLALGNTNEPLQFNSEFDDTDAANGPT is encoded by the coding sequence ATGACCTCCGAACTCGCGCTCGACGCGAACCCGCCAATCCAGCCGACCGCGCCACAGCAGCAGGAAATGCCGCTGGCGGTGGTGCATGGGCAACCGGTGCTGCAGATCCCACAGGACCTGTACATCCCGCCGGATGCGCTGGAAGTCATCCTGGACGCGTTCGAAGGCCCGCTCGATCTACTGCTGTACCTGATCCGCCGGCAGAATCTGGACATCCTGGACATCCCCGTCGCCGAGATCACCCGGCAGTACGTGGACTACATCAACGTGATGCAGGAACTGCGTTTCGAGTTGGCCGCCGAATATCTGGTGATGGCCGCGATCCTGGCCGAGATCAAGTCGCGGATGCTGCTGCCGCGGCCGCCGGCGCAGGAAGGCGAGGAAGCCGATCCGCGCGCCGAACTGGTACGCCGTTTGCAAGAGTACGAGCGCTTCAAGCAGGCCGCCGAGGACATCGACGCGCTGCCGCGGCAGGACCGCGACACCACGCCGGTGCAGGCGCACGTGCCCGACCGCGCCGCGGTGAAGCTGCCGCCGCCGGTGGAACTGAAGGAGATGCTGCTGGCGCTGTACGACGTGCTCAAGCGCGCCGAGTTGTTCAGCGGCCACGCGATCAAGCGCGAGGCGCTGAGCGTGCGGCAACGGATGGGCGAAGTGCTGAGCCGCCTGGACGACGGCCGGTTCTACCGGTTCGAGTCGCTGTTCCGTGCCGAGGAAGGCAAGCTCGGCGTGCTGGTCACCTTCCTGGCCTTGCTGGAGCTGGCCAAGGAACAGTTGCTGGACATCGTCCAGGAACCGATGCAGCCCGCCGCCGCGGGCGAACGGCGGGCCATGGCGCCGATCTACGTCAAGTCGCTGGCGCTGGGCAACACCAACGAACCGCTGCAGTTCAACAGCGAATTCGACGATACCGACGCCGCCAACGGCCCTACCTGA